A single Mytilus trossulus isolate FHL-02 chromosome 12, PNRI_Mtr1.1.1.hap1, whole genome shotgun sequence DNA region contains:
- the LOC134692078 gene encoding sushi, von Willebrand factor type A, EGF and pentraxin domain-containing protein 1-like isoform X1 translates to MILHIICGLLMFQVVWCGECTRNSLNWYKCNCQFGDWSAFSPCTKQCNGYTYRTRSMWLYENYAPCPFEFTTCATEECGYEVYYCNTDKCQNGGTSDNKNCFCPTGYYGSCCEQVPPGKPVITVPDTIVLGNAVTLTCTSKGGNPEPTVKWFKDDKEITTGVSSKTVSPSTDRYTVTSTLNFVASLEHHLKVITCQADNGLTSPLSTTEQLKVNFAPEAPTLDGPTVVTSGISRVWTCHSANGYPAGVMTMRNQNTNTQFGTDKFTTSTVDNEGGKSYTVTGRLNWAPVEANNGHSICCDVLHTTTLGNAPKTKCLQISVKPPLVLKAPTIQYKVHLNAKVTLSCEVTSGKPSQITWLKDGSKLDIDSNPRLSGGTVAAPSLVIIDVELADEAGYVCQGTDSTDKVTIETTESIKVALICIEPAAVQNAELTVSGFDPSNTATYRCNDCYVKTSGDLLLSCMRGGIWSGVVPVCTEINHCLSQPCIFGTCTSELCGYKCACLPGYKGINCDQEVSCPVVALQNGAIMAGDKMDTELTQDHVLYNMDISYGCDDGYVLVDQKGGFLTELVRHCGETGQLTGDAPICAVYNLCATTTPCEHGTCKDLPGNYHCTCSIGYQGQNCDQDITCAELTLPNGAVMYKPDRKIGSVASYSCNQGFNLADGDLSSTCNSVGEWSGPLPTCKGVSCPDHTLENGKVTTTGLTFGHTATYSCNSGYMVANGDVSRTCASDEYWLGKMPVCAGK, encoded by the exons ATG ATCCTTCATATAATATGTGGACTTTTGATGTTCCAAGTTGTCTGGTGTGGGGAGTGCACACGGAATAGTTTAAACTGGTACAAATGTAACTGCCAGTTCGGAGACTGGTCGGCTTTTAGTCCATGTACAAAGCAGTGCAACGGATACACATACCGCACACGTTCTATGTGGCTCTATGAAAACTATGCTCCCTGTCCTTTCGAGTTTACCACATGTGCCACTGAAGAATGTGGCTATGAAGTGTACTATTGTAATACTGACAAATGTCAAAATGGAGGCACATCtgataacaaaaattgtttCTGTCCGACAGGATACTATGGCAGTTGTTGTGAACAAG TACCTCCTGGAAAACCAGTCATCACTGTACCAGATACAATAGTTTTGGGAAACGCTGTAACTTTAACATGTACctcaaagggaggtaatcctGAACCAACAGTCAAATGGTTCAAAGATGACAAAGAAATTACTACTGGTGTTTCATCTAAGACTGTTTCACCCAGTACAGACAGATACACTGTAACATCGACCTTGAACTTTGTTGCTAGCCTAGAACATCATTTGAAGGTCATCACATGTCAGGCAGATAATGGTTTGACTAGTCCACTGAGTACCACAGAACAGTTGAAGGTCAACT TCGCACCGGAGGCCCCAACTTTAGATGGACCAACTGTCGTAACATCGGGAATATCTAGGGTATGGACCTGTCACTCAGCCAATGGCTACCCAGCAGGTGTAATGACCATGAGAAATCAGAATACCAATACACAATTTGGTACAGACAAGTTTACAACCAGCACTGTTGACAATGAAGGTGGGAAGTCTTATACTGTTACTGGAAGGTTGAACTGGGCACCAGTAGAAGCCAACAATGGACATTCCATTTGCTGTGATGTGCTCCATACAACCACTCTAGGCAATGCACCAAAGactaaatgtttacaaatatcaGTGAAGC ctccTCTTGTACTGAAAGCTCCTACAATCCAGTACAAAGttcatttaaatgcaaaagTTACTCTCTCATGTGAAGTGACCTCAGGAAAACCCTCTCAGATCACCTGGTTAAAAGACGGCAGTAAATTAGATATAGATAGTAATCCAAGGTTGTCTGGCGGCACTGTGGCGGCTCCGTCTCTTGTTATTATTGATGTGGAACTAGCTGATGAAGCTGGGTATGTCTGTCAGGGAACTGATTCAACAGACAAGGTTACTATAGAAACGACAGAAAGTATTAAAGTTG CTTTAATTTGTATTGAGCCTGCTGCTGTACAGAATGCAGAACTAACAGTTTCTGGTTTTGACCCCAGTAACACAGCCACCTATAGATGTAATGATTGCTATGTAAAAACAAGTGGTGATCTGCTATTGAGTTGTATGCGTGGTGGAATATGGTCAGGTGTTGTTCCTGTTTGTACAG AAATAAATCATTGTTTGAGTCAGCCATGTAtttttggtacatgtacatcagaACTTTGTGGATATAAATGTGCCTGTTTACCTGGCTATAAAGGAATTAACTGTGACCAGG aaGTGAGTTGTCCAGTGGTAGCCCTGCAGAATGGAGCGATTATGGCTGGTGATAAAATGGATACAGAGTTAACACAGGATCATGTGCTGTATAACATGGATATATCCTACGGCTGTGATGATGGCTATGTACTGGTTGACCAGAAAGGTGGATTCCTTACAGAACTGGTCAGACATTGTGGTGAGACTGGACAACTGACTGGAGATGCACCCATTTGTGCAG tttatAACCTATGTGCCACTACTACACCTTGTGAACATGGTACATGCAAAGACTTGCCAGGGAATTACCATTGTACATGTTCTATAGGATATCAAGGACAGAACTGTGATCAAG ACATCACCTGTGCAGAACTCACTCTTCCAAATGGAGCTGTTATGTACAAACCAGATAGAAAGATTGGAAGTGTCGCCTCCTACTCTTGTAATCAGGGCTTTAACTTAGCTGATGGAGATCTGTCATCTACCTGTAACTCTGTAGGGGAATGGAGTGGGCCTCTACCAACATGTAAAG GAGTATCTTGTCCAGATCACACTCTGGAGAATGGTAAGGTGACCACTACTGGTTTGACCTTCGGTCATACAGCTACCTACTCATGTAACAGTGGATATATGGTAGCTAATGGGGATGTTAGCAGAACATGTGCTTCTGATGAATATTGGCTTGGTAAAATGCCTGTCTGTGCTGGTAAgtaa
- the LOC134692078 gene encoding sushi, von Willebrand factor type A, EGF and pentraxin domain-containing protein 1-like isoform X2, which translates to MLTQYFLQRTHPTTMDRSYLVPPGKPVITVPDTIVLGNAVTLTCTSKGGNPEPTVKWFKDDKEITTGVSSKTVSPSTDRYTVTSTLNFVASLEHHLKVITCQADNGLTSPLSTTEQLKVNFAPEAPTLDGPTVVTSGISRVWTCHSANGYPAGVMTMRNQNTNTQFGTDKFTTSTVDNEGGKSYTVTGRLNWAPVEANNGHSICCDVLHTTTLGNAPKTKCLQISVKPPLVLKAPTIQYKVHLNAKVTLSCEVTSGKPSQITWLKDGSKLDIDSNPRLSGGTVAAPSLVIIDVELADEAGYVCQGTDSTDKVTIETTESIKVALICIEPAAVQNAELTVSGFDPSNTATYRCNDCYVKTSGDLLLSCMRGGIWSGVVPVCTEINHCLSQPCIFGTCTSELCGYKCACLPGYKGINCDQEVSCPVVALQNGAIMAGDKMDTELTQDHVLYNMDISYGCDDGYVLVDQKGGFLTELVRHCGETGQLTGDAPICAVYNLCATTTPCEHGTCKDLPGNYHCTCSIGYQGQNCDQDITCAELTLPNGAVMYKPDRKIGSVASYSCNQGFNLADGDLSSTCNSVGEWSGPLPTCKGVSCPDHTLENGKVTTTGLTFGHTATYSCNSGYMVANGDVSRTCASDEYWLGKMPVCAGK; encoded by the exons ATGCTGACACAATATTTTCTCCAGAGAACACACCCGACAACTATGGACAGAAGTTATTTAG TACCTCCTGGAAAACCAGTCATCACTGTACCAGATACAATAGTTTTGGGAAACGCTGTAACTTTAACATGTACctcaaagggaggtaatcctGAACCAACAGTCAAATGGTTCAAAGATGACAAAGAAATTACTACTGGTGTTTCATCTAAGACTGTTTCACCCAGTACAGACAGATACACTGTAACATCGACCTTGAACTTTGTTGCTAGCCTAGAACATCATTTGAAGGTCATCACATGTCAGGCAGATAATGGTTTGACTAGTCCACTGAGTACCACAGAACAGTTGAAGGTCAACT TCGCACCGGAGGCCCCAACTTTAGATGGACCAACTGTCGTAACATCGGGAATATCTAGGGTATGGACCTGTCACTCAGCCAATGGCTACCCAGCAGGTGTAATGACCATGAGAAATCAGAATACCAATACACAATTTGGTACAGACAAGTTTACAACCAGCACTGTTGACAATGAAGGTGGGAAGTCTTATACTGTTACTGGAAGGTTGAACTGGGCACCAGTAGAAGCCAACAATGGACATTCCATTTGCTGTGATGTGCTCCATACAACCACTCTAGGCAATGCACCAAAGactaaatgtttacaaatatcaGTGAAGC ctccTCTTGTACTGAAAGCTCCTACAATCCAGTACAAAGttcatttaaatgcaaaagTTACTCTCTCATGTGAAGTGACCTCAGGAAAACCCTCTCAGATCACCTGGTTAAAAGACGGCAGTAAATTAGATATAGATAGTAATCCAAGGTTGTCTGGCGGCACTGTGGCGGCTCCGTCTCTTGTTATTATTGATGTGGAACTAGCTGATGAAGCTGGGTATGTCTGTCAGGGAACTGATTCAACAGACAAGGTTACTATAGAAACGACAGAAAGTATTAAAGTTG CTTTAATTTGTATTGAGCCTGCTGCTGTACAGAATGCAGAACTAACAGTTTCTGGTTTTGACCCCAGTAACACAGCCACCTATAGATGTAATGATTGCTATGTAAAAACAAGTGGTGATCTGCTATTGAGTTGTATGCGTGGTGGAATATGGTCAGGTGTTGTTCCTGTTTGTACAG AAATAAATCATTGTTTGAGTCAGCCATGTAtttttggtacatgtacatcagaACTTTGTGGATATAAATGTGCCTGTTTACCTGGCTATAAAGGAATTAACTGTGACCAGG aaGTGAGTTGTCCAGTGGTAGCCCTGCAGAATGGAGCGATTATGGCTGGTGATAAAATGGATACAGAGTTAACACAGGATCATGTGCTGTATAACATGGATATATCCTACGGCTGTGATGATGGCTATGTACTGGTTGACCAGAAAGGTGGATTCCTTACAGAACTGGTCAGACATTGTGGTGAGACTGGACAACTGACTGGAGATGCACCCATTTGTGCAG tttatAACCTATGTGCCACTACTACACCTTGTGAACATGGTACATGCAAAGACTTGCCAGGGAATTACCATTGTACATGTTCTATAGGATATCAAGGACAGAACTGTGATCAAG ACATCACCTGTGCAGAACTCACTCTTCCAAATGGAGCTGTTATGTACAAACCAGATAGAAAGATTGGAAGTGTCGCCTCCTACTCTTGTAATCAGGGCTTTAACTTAGCTGATGGAGATCTGTCATCTACCTGTAACTCTGTAGGGGAATGGAGTGGGCCTCTACCAACATGTAAAG GAGTATCTTGTCCAGATCACACTCTGGAGAATGGTAAGGTGACCACTACTGGTTTGACCTTCGGTCATACAGCTACCTACTCATGTAACAGTGGATATATGGTAGCTAATGGGGATGTTAGCAGAACATGTGCTTCTGATGAATATTGGCTTGGTAAAATGCCTGTCTGTGCTGGTAAgtaa